One genomic region from Flagellimonas oceani encodes:
- a CDS encoding MotA/TolQ/ExbB proton channel family protein produces MNIFQEVTEGAEATASISEEKTLSVIDLIVNGGTGSVIIIMVLFVLLFVAMYIYFERIFAIKAASKIDKNFMNQIRDHISNGKLEAAKLLCAQTDSPVARLTEKGVARIGKPLDDINTAIENAGTLEVYKLEKNVSVLATVAGAAPMIGFLGTVIGMILAFHEMASSGGQAEMGSLASGIYTAMTTTVAGLVVGIIAYIGYNHLVNRTDKVVHQMEANAVEFLDLLNEPV; encoded by the coding sequence ATGAATATTTTTCAAGAAGTAACGGAAGGCGCTGAGGCAACTGCCTCAATTTCCGAGGAAAAGACCTTGTCCGTAATCGATCTTATTGTAAATGGAGGAACAGGAAGTGTTATAATTATTATGGTGCTTTTTGTTCTTCTTTTTGTAGCCATGTACATTTATTTTGAACGCATTTTTGCCATTAAGGCAGCGTCCAAGATAGATAAGAACTTCATGAACCAGATTCGGGACCATATCAGCAATGGTAAACTGGAAGCTGCAAAATTGTTGTGTGCACAAACGGATTCTCCCGTAGCGCGACTTACCGAAAAAGGGGTTGCCCGTATCGGAAAACCTTTGGATGACATCAACACCGCGATTGAAAATGCAGGTACGCTCGAAGTGTACAAACTGGAAAAGAACGTTAGCGTATTGGCTACCGTTGCCGGTGCCGCACCTATGATCGGATTCTTGGGAACCGTAATTGGTATGATCTTGGCATTCCATGAGATGGCAAGTAGTGGCGGACAGGCAGAAATGGGCTCATTGGCATCAGGTATTTACACGGCCATGACCACAACGGTTGCTGGTCTGGTGGTAGGTATTATCGCTTATATTGGTTATAATCACTTGGTGAACAGGACTGATAAAGTGGTGCATCAAATGGAGGCCAATGCCGTAGAGTTTTTGGACCTTTTGAACGAACCAGTATAA
- the nhaD gene encoding sodium:proton antiporter NhaD, which translates to METLLVVIFVIGYLAITLEHNLKIDKLIPALAMMAILWALMAFGIDGFTTWFDSGNHALLENFGSFGHEEKMELMEETLLHHLGKTAEILVFLLGAMTIVEIIDYFDGFATIKSFVKTRSKKKILWIFSFLAFILSAIIDNLTATIVLISILQKIVKDRDVRLWYAGLIIIAANAGGAWSPIGDVTTTMLWIGDKVSTAMLIEHLLVPSLVCMLLPSFIASFLPAFKGEIDVDEEDGGSKSKYGPRMLYLGLGAIVFVPIFKTVTHLPPYVGMMLSLAVVATFAEIYSNKKIAISSVDQESDEHAHHSPVHSALTKIELPSILFFLGILMAVAALESLGLLFNFAEGLKQGMPLIGTEMAGTRVSDLVVVLLGVGSAIIDNVPLVAASLGMFSEPMDDQLWHFIAYSAGTGGSMLIIGSAAGVVAMGMEKIDFFWYLKKISWLAFLGFIAGAIVFMVMRYLF; encoded by the coding sequence ATGGAAACCCTTTTAGTTGTCATTTTTGTAATTGGATATTTGGCAATTACCCTTGAACATAATTTAAAAATAGATAAGCTTATCCCCGCTTTGGCCATGATGGCCATTTTGTGGGCCTTGATGGCTTTTGGCATCGATGGTTTTACCACTTGGTTCGATTCCGGGAACCATGCGTTGTTGGAGAACTTCGGGTCCTTTGGGCACGAAGAGAAGATGGAACTGATGGAGGAAACACTCCTGCACCATTTGGGAAAAACAGCCGAAATTTTGGTGTTCCTTCTTGGGGCAATGACCATTGTTGAGATCATTGACTATTTTGATGGTTTTGCCACCATAAAATCCTTTGTCAAAACAAGGAGCAAAAAGAAGATCCTTTGGATATTCTCTTTCTTGGCCTTTATCCTTTCCGCTATCATAGATAACTTGACTGCGACCATTGTACTTATTTCCATCCTTCAAAAAATTGTTAAGGACAGGGATGTTAGGCTCTGGTACGCCGGTTTGATCATTATCGCGGCAAATGCCGGGGGTGCATGGTCGCCGATCGGGGACGTTACCACTACCATGTTATGGATCGGGGACAAGGTTTCCACGGCAATGCTGATTGAGCACCTTTTGGTACCTTCTTTAGTTTGTATGTTGTTGCCTTCTTTTATCGCATCCTTTCTTCCTGCTTTCAAAGGAGAGATTGATGTAGATGAAGAAGATGGAGGGTCAAAATCCAAATACGGGCCAAGAATGCTTTATTTGGGACTTGGGGCCATTGTTTTTGTTCCCATTTTTAAAACGGTGACACATTTGCCTCCCTATGTGGGCATGATGTTGTCTTTGGCCGTTGTGGCAACTTTTGCCGAAATCTACAGTAATAAAAAGATCGCCATTTCTTCTGTGGACCAAGAAAGTGATGAGCATGCGCACCACAGCCCGGTACATAGCGCTTTGACCAAAATTGAATTGCCAAGTATTTTGTTCTTCTTGGGTATTTTGATGGCGGTTGCCGCATTGGAATCTTTGGGGCTGTTGTTCAACTTCGCCGAAGGACTAAAACAAGGTATGCCATTGATCGGAACAGAGATGGCCGGCACAAGGGTATCCGATTTGGTTGTGGTCTTACTGGGTGTAGGCTCGGCTATTATAGATAACGTTCCATTGGTGGCGGCCAGTTTAGGGATGTTCTCCGAGCCAATGGATGACCAATTGTGGCACTTTATCGCCTATTCCGCGGGAACAGGTGGTAGTATGTTGATTATTGGTTCCGCAGCAGGTGTTGTTGCCATGGGAATGGAGAAGATTGACTTCTTCTGGTACCTTAAAAAAATATCATGGTTGGCCTTTTTGGGCTTCATTGCCGGGGCAATTGTATTTATGGTGATGCGATATTTGTTCTAA
- a CDS encoding bifunctional folylpolyglutamate synthase/dihydrofolate synthase, which produces MTYQETLDWMFGQLPMYQQKGAAALNAKLDNIIHFCEVLDNPQRKFKSIHVAGTNGKGSSSHMLASILQEAGYKVGLYTSPHLKDFRERIKINGKVVGERFVMDFIAKHQPFFEYNKLSFFEMTVGMAFSYFAEEQVDIAVVEVGLGGRLDSTNIITPEVSLITNIGMDHTQFLGDTLEKIALEKAGIIKPRVPVVISETQPETKMIFNLIAHQLKSNIVFADREPATGYATDLLGEYQHKNINGVMATIAQLKGFDISDEAVSTGLKNVVANTGLMGRWQILQQNPLVVCDTAHNKEGLQLVLKQVEKQSYKKLHIVLGFVSDKDVRSVLQLFPKEAHYYFVRPGIPRGLDASALKEMAKEQGLMGEKYGSVQQGFQKALSNADDKDMIYVGGSTFVVAEVV; this is translated from the coding sequence GTGACCTATCAAGAAACGTTGGACTGGATGTTCGGACAGCTTCCGATGTACCAACAAAAAGGTGCTGCTGCATTGAATGCGAAGCTGGATAACATAATCCACTTCTGTGAAGTGTTGGACAATCCTCAGAGAAAATTCAAGAGCATCCATGTCGCGGGAACCAATGGCAAAGGTTCCAGTAGTCACATGTTGGCATCGATTCTTCAGGAAGCAGGTTATAAGGTAGGACTATATACTTCTCCCCATCTAAAGGATTTTAGGGAACGGATCAAAATAAATGGAAAGGTTGTTGGTGAAAGGTTCGTTATGGATTTTATAGCAAAGCATCAACCTTTTTTTGAGTACAACAAACTTTCTTTTTTTGAAATGACCGTTGGCATGGCCTTTAGTTATTTTGCAGAGGAGCAAGTGGACATTGCCGTAGTTGAAGTTGGATTGGGTGGACGTTTGGATTCCACCAATATTATAACCCCTGAGGTTTCCTTGATCACGAATATAGGAATGGACCACACCCAGTTTTTGGGCGATACCTTGGAGAAAATTGCTTTGGAAAAAGCTGGAATCATTAAGCCAAGAGTTCCTGTGGTCATTAGTGAGACCCAACCAGAGACGAAAATGATTTTCAACCTGATTGCACATCAGTTAAAATCGAACATAGTTTTTGCGGATAGAGAACCGGCAACGGGATATGCAACTGATTTGCTTGGTGAATATCAACATAAGAATATTAATGGGGTAATGGCGACCATTGCGCAATTAAAAGGTTTTGATATTTCTGATGAGGCTGTTTCTACGGGATTGAAAAATGTCGTGGCCAATACCGGACTTATGGGCAGGTGGCAGATATTGCAGCAAAACCCATTGGTGGTTTGTGATACGGCCCACAATAAGGAAGGGCTTCAATTGGTTTTGAAGCAAGTCGAAAAACAATCTTATAAAAAGCTCCACATTGTACTTGGTTTTGTAAGTGATAAAGATGTTAGATCGGTACTCCAACTTTTTCCGAAAGAGGCGCATTATTATTTTGTAAGACCTGGTATTCCTCGTGGATTGGATGCCAGTGCTCTTAAAGAAATGGCTAAGGAACAGGGGCTTATGGGCGAAAAATACGGTTCGGTACAACAGGGCTTTCAAAAAGCCTTGAGTAACGCCGATGACAAGGATATGATCTACGTGGGAGGAAGCACTTTTGTTGTTGCCGAAGTTGTGTGA
- a CDS encoding DUF1682 domain-containing protein: protein MSFLDTRHKKKSFTLTTLLLSALLLLLFYIGLTYLDPPIEKGIAVNFGTMEFGSGEVQPTEPVRSEPREVESQPEPQEVAEPAEPEETVVEEAPVEEVLTSNDEETIKLRQQQEAKRKAEEQAEKAKAEAERIAKEKREAEERKRQEQEAKKKSVDALIGGIGKSDGTTTGSEGDDDRAGDKGQPDGDPYASSYYGSPGSGTGGYGLSGRSLANKGKVQQDCNEEGRVVVRITVDRSGKVVKAEPGVKGTTNNAPCLLEPARKTALLHKWNSDSNAPSQQIGFVVVNFKLGQ, encoded by the coding sequence ATGTCCTTTTTAGATACGAGACACAAGAAAAAATCCTTTACGCTCACAACATTGTTGTTGAGTGCACTCCTTCTATTGCTTTTTTATATTGGATTGACTTATCTGGATCCACCTATAGAAAAAGGAATTGCCGTCAATTTTGGAACCATGGAATTTGGTAGTGGCGAAGTACAACCTACGGAACCGGTACGCTCTGAACCTAGGGAGGTAGAGAGTCAACCCGAACCACAGGAAGTTGCGGAACCTGCCGAGCCAGAGGAGACCGTTGTCGAAGAAGCTCCTGTTGAAGAGGTCTTGACAAGCAATGACGAGGAGACCATCAAATTAAGACAACAACAAGAGGCCAAACGTAAGGCGGAAGAACAAGCAGAAAAGGCAAAAGCCGAAGCAGAACGAATTGCCAAGGAAAAGCGGGAGGCTGAGGAAAGAAAACGTCAGGAGCAGGAAGCCAAGAAAAAAAGTGTGGACGCCCTTATCGGTGGTATTGGAAAATCCGACGGCACCACTACAGGGAGCGAAGGCGACGATGATCGTGCAGGTGACAAGGGACAACCCGATGGTGATCCTTATGCCTCATCTTACTACGGTTCCCCTGGCAGTGGCACTGGAGGCTATGGATTAAGTGGAAGGTCCTTGGCCAACAAGGGCAAGGTACAGCAAGATTGTAACGAAGAAGGAAGGGTGGTTGTAAGAATTACCGTTGACAGGTCCGGAAAAGTTGTTAAAGCGGAACCCGGCGTAAAAGGTACCACGAACAATGCACCATGCTTATTGGAGCCAGCGCGAAAAACGGCATTGCTCCATAAATGGAATTCCGATTCCAACGCACCTTCTCAGCAAATCGGTTTTGTGGTCGTCAACTTTAAATTGGGGCAGTAG
- a CDS encoding acyl-CoA dehydrogenase, with amino-acid sequence MDFTLSEEQLMIQQAAKDFAQNELLPGVIERDEAQKFPSELVRKMGELGFMGMMVNEKYGGSGLGTLSYVLAMEELSKIDASASVMVSVNNSLVCWGLETYGSEEQKQKYLTRLATGEIIGAFCLSEPEAGSDATSQKTTAIDNGDHYILNGTKNWITNGNQAEVYLVIAQTDRDKDHHGINALIVEKNMDGFDIGPKENKLGIRGSDTHSLMFNDVKVPKENRIGDDGFGFKFAMKTLAGGRIGIAAQALGIAAGAYELALKYSKERKAFGTEIANHQAIAFKLADMHTKIQAARHLVYQAACDKDTGNDYTLSGAMAKLYASEVAMETAVEAVQIHGGNGYVKDYHVERLMRDAKITQIYEGTSEIQKIVISRSILKD; translated from the coding sequence ATGGATTTCACACTTTCCGAAGAACAGTTAATGATACAACAAGCGGCAAAGGATTTTGCCCAAAACGAGCTTTTGCCAGGGGTAATTGAGCGTGATGAAGCCCAAAAGTTCCCGAGTGAGCTCGTTAGAAAAATGGGAGAACTTGGATTTATGGGCATGATGGTCAACGAAAAATATGGAGGCAGCGGCCTTGGTACGCTATCCTACGTTCTGGCCATGGAAGAACTGTCCAAGATAGACGCATCTGCTTCGGTGATGGTATCCGTGAACAACTCATTGGTATGCTGGGGACTGGAAACCTACGGAAGCGAAGAGCAAAAACAAAAATACCTGACCCGTTTGGCAACGGGAGAGATCATAGGCGCGTTCTGTCTTTCCGAGCCCGAGGCCGGGAGTGATGCAACTTCCCAGAAAACAACGGCCATAGACAACGGTGACCACTATATATTAAACGGTACAAAAAACTGGATTACCAACGGAAACCAAGCCGAAGTTTACCTGGTCATCGCCCAAACAGACCGGGACAAAGACCACCACGGCATCAATGCCCTGATTGTTGAAAAAAACATGGATGGTTTTGATATTGGCCCCAAAGAAAATAAACTGGGCATTCGGGGAAGCGATACCCACTCCTTAATGTTCAACGATGTAAAGGTGCCAAAAGAAAACCGCATTGGCGATGACGGTTTCGGTTTTAAATTTGCCATGAAAACCCTGGCCGGTGGTCGAATAGGAATCGCCGCACAGGCATTGGGCATTGCCGCAGGAGCTTACGAATTGGCACTTAAATATTCAAAAGAACGCAAGGCCTTCGGCACAGAAATAGCAAACCACCAAGCAATTGCATTCAAACTGGCGGATATGCACACCAAAATACAGGCGGCCCGCCATTTGGTCTACCAAGCGGCCTGCGATAAGGATACTGGAAACGATTACACCCTCTCCGGAGCCATGGCAAAACTGTACGCTTCCGAAGTTGCCATGGAAACAGCGGTAGAAGCCGTCCAAATACATGGTGGAAACGGATACGTGAAAGACTACCATGTAGAACGGTTGATGAGGGACGCCAAAATCACACAGATTTATGAAGGTACCTCCGAAATCCAGAAAATTGTCATCTCCAGAAGTATCTTAAAAGATTAA
- a CDS encoding site-specific integrase translates to MSLKYTIPAESWDRKGSRVLGRTTEVQEINAYLMEVETELFQCYRELRSKTTYITPQMVKAKYFGEDENQMTLTSLFEYHNLHGAHNLGKATLSHYKTTQKYLLGYLKKHYKCDDYRLSQLNHQFVVGFETYLRKLHPIHHHGRLSNNGAMKHIQRLRKMVRMAVNNEWIEKYPFQKFKIRMERKERDFLTLEELRKIQDFQTKIERLRIVKDLFVFSCYTGIAYCDIMNLNEDNLVLGIDGKHWISTKRQKTKNSFRLPLMGPALSIVKRYHYHPKRRTDKLFPKISNQKLNSYLKEIADSCQINKHITFHMARHTFATTITLSNGIPIETVSKILGHSELATTQIYARVLDNKISEDMSGLESILDTKLSESTDDNKKVIEN, encoded by the coding sequence ATGAGCCTCAAATACACCATTCCTGCAGAAAGTTGGGACCGAAAGGGATCGAGGGTTCTGGGGCGCACAACGGAGGTGCAGGAAATCAACGCCTATTTAATGGAGGTTGAAACCGAGCTTTTCCAATGTTATCGTGAATTACGATCCAAAACGACCTACATTACACCTCAAATGGTCAAGGCGAAGTATTTCGGGGAGGATGAGAACCAAATGACATTAACGTCCCTATTTGAATACCATAACCTCCATGGCGCACATAATCTGGGTAAAGCGACCCTGAGCCATTATAAAACCACCCAGAAGTATTTATTGGGCTATCTAAAGAAGCACTATAAATGTGATGATTACAGATTGTCACAGCTCAACCATCAGTTTGTTGTGGGTTTCGAGACCTACTTGCGAAAACTACACCCTATCCACCATCACGGTAGACTTTCTAACAACGGGGCGATGAAACATATCCAGCGTTTGAGAAAGATGGTCAGAATGGCTGTGAACAATGAATGGATAGAAAAATACCCCTTTCAAAAATTTAAGATTAGGATGGAAAGAAAGGAAAGGGATTTTTTGACCTTGGAAGAATTACGAAAAATTCAGGATTTCCAAACCAAGATTGAACGGTTACGAATTGTAAAAGACTTATTTGTTTTTAGTTGCTACACGGGCATTGCCTATTGTGATATAATGAACTTAAATGAGGACAATCTCGTATTGGGTATCGATGGAAAGCATTGGATAAGTACAAAAAGACAAAAGACCAAGAACAGTTTTAGGCTGCCTTTAATGGGACCAGCATTGTCGATTGTCAAGAGATATCACTATCATCCAAAAAGACGTACAGATAAATTATTTCCTAAGATTTCCAATCAAAAATTAAATAGCTATCTGAAGGAGATCGCCGATTCATGCCAAATCAATAAACATATAACCTTTCATATGGCGAGACACACGTTCGCCACAACCATTACATTAAGTAATGGGATTCCCATAGAGACTGTTTCTAAGATATTGGGACATTCAGAGTTGGCCACGACCCAAATTTATGCAAGAGTATTGGATAACAAAATCAGTGAAGATATGAGTGGATTGGAATCCATCCTGGATACTAAGTTATCGGAATCAACTGATGATAATAAGAAGGTAATTGAAAATTAA
- a CDS encoding ExbD/TolR family protein produces MKLKGRNKISPEFSMSSMTDIVFLLLVFFMLTSNAPNALDLLLPKAKGKSTNTQNVSVTIDKNLKYFVNNEQINKEYIEIELKKALEGQEKPTIILRAEENVAIKEAVNVMDIANRNSYKVILAVRPK; encoded by the coding sequence ATGAAACTGAAGGGAAGAAACAAAATAAGCCCGGAGTTCAGCATGTCATCAATGACGGATATCGTATTTCTGTTATTGGTCTTTTTCATGTTGACCTCCAATGCGCCAAATGCACTGGATTTGCTATTGCCAAAGGCAAAGGGTAAATCCACCAATACACAAAATGTTTCGGTCACCATAGATAAGAACCTGAAATATTTTGTGAACAACGAGCAGATCAACAAAGAATACATTGAAATTGAATTAAAAAAGGCACTTGAAGGTCAAGAGAAGCCGACAATCATCCTCAGAGCAGAAGAAAACGTGGCCATTAAAGAGGCAGTCAACGTAATGGACATTGCAAACAGGAACAGTTACAAGGTTATCTTGGCGGTGCGGCCAAAATAA